From Anopheles coluzzii chromosome 3, AcolN3, whole genome shotgun sequence, the proteins below share one genomic window:
- the LOC125907253 gene encoding putative nuclease HARBI1 produces the protein MDSLLMNKSWLSAVEKVLEASEAREAGRRPANRRCYWVQPLFMERRQIGNDVLKHVSAERTGAMLLKFLRMNRQDFDFLVGLVRPMIERMDTNMREAITTQERVLIALRYMATGETFTGLQYMFRVSRPCIAQIVMEVCKCIREALRDYVKTPCSRHEWLDISEQFERRWNFPHAIGAIDGKHVRIRKPNHGGSEYFNYKGFNSIVLMDVVDANYNFLCADAGGKGGISDGGIFKNTRLYQKFENKQLNIPEPKPLRVPYAIDVPYFILGDQAFAFTDYCIRPFPGTHASGSIERVFNYRHSRGRTVAENALGHISNRFWIYQTPIQLQPEKATEVVLTTIYLHNFLCKRSSRTLYAPATAFDRVVDGRLVAGDWRSNDTLAPLEYFSSRPSNTLRDIRIHMAKDFVNNNRLR, from the exons atggaCTCACTACTAATGAACAAATCGTGGCTCTCTGCAGTTGAAAAAGTGTTAGAGGCTTCTGAAGCTAGGGAAGCCGGTCGCCGGCCAGCAAATCGCCGTTGCTATTGGGTTCAACCGTTGTTTATGGAGCGCCGGCAAATTGGAAACGATGTGCTAAAGCATGTATCTGCCGAACGTACAGGTGCGATGCTGCTGAAATTCCTTCGCATGAATAGGCAAGATTTCGACTTTTTGGTGGGGCTTGTTCGTCCTATGATCGAGCGCATGGATACAAACATGCGGGAAGCGATTACTACCCAGGAAAGGGTATTAATCGCGTTGCGTTATATGGCAACTGGCGAAACGTTTACAGGCCTGCAGTATATGTTTCGT GTGTCTCGTCCATGCATTGCCCAAATAGTAATGGAAGTGTGTAAATGCATTCGAGAGGCTCTACGTGACTATGTTAAG ACGCCGTGTTCGCGACATGAATGGCTCGATATTTCTGAGCAATTTGAACGACGCTGGAACTTTCCACATGCAATTGGTGCCATCGACGGCAAACATGTCCGTATTCGAAAACCCAATCACGGCGgctctgaatattttaattacaagGGTTTTAATAGCATTGTGTTAATGGATGTAGTTGATGCTAACTACAATTTCCTGTGTGCTGATGCTGGAGGCAAAGGAGGCATTTCTGACGgtggaatttttaaaaacactcGATTATATCAAAAATTCGAGAACAAACAGTTGAATATTCCGGAGCCGAAGCCATTGCGTGTGCCGTATGCAATAGACGTTCCGTATTTTATACTCGGCGATCAGGCGTTTGCATTTACGGATTATTGTATCCGTCCATTTCCTGGGACACATGCATCGGGCAGCATTGAACGCGTGTTCAATTATCGTCATTCTCGTGGCCGTACGGTTGCCGAAAATGCTTTAGGCCACATATCCAATCGGTTCTGGATATACCAAACCCCAATTCAACTTCAACCAGAAAAAGCTACTGAAGTTGTACTAACTACAatttatttgcataattttctcTGCAAAAGATCGTCAAGAACTTTGTATGCTCCTGCAACGGCATTTGATAGAGTTGTTGACGGGAGGCTTGTGGCAGGTGATTGGAGGAGTAATGACACGTTGGCTCCTTTAGAGTATTTTTCATCCCGGCCTTCTAATACACTGAGAGATATACGTATTCACATGGCCAAGGACTTCGTGAACAACAATCGTTTAAgataa